From a single Pseudomonas triticicola genomic region:
- a CDS encoding hotdog fold domain-containing protein, protein MSQSLSMFNSVGPDAFSKMACQFAPYFSSINPLISELRPNAATVQVPFRKEITNHLGTVHAIAMCNAAELAGGMMTDVSIPAGARWIPKGMTVEYLAKAKTDVTAVASAEGVDWQSDGDKVVNVDIHDCEGKKVFTARITMNVKLG, encoded by the coding sequence ATGAGTCAATCTCTCAGCATGTTCAACAGCGTCGGCCCGGATGCATTCAGCAAAATGGCCTGCCAGTTCGCCCCGTACTTCAGCAGCATCAATCCGCTGATTTCCGAGTTGCGCCCGAATGCCGCCACCGTGCAAGTGCCGTTTCGCAAGGAAATCACCAACCACCTCGGCACGGTGCACGCGATCGCCATGTGCAACGCGGCAGAACTGGCCGGCGGAATGATGACCGACGTGTCGATCCCGGCCGGCGCGCGCTGGATTCCCAAAGGCATGACCGTGGAATATCTGGCCAAGGCGAAAACCGACGTCACCGCTGTGGCCAGCGCTGAAGGTGTGGATTGGCAAAGTGATGGCGACAAGGTAGTCAACGTCGACATTCACGATTGCGAGGGTAAAAAAGTCTTCACCGCGCGCATCACCATGAACGTCAAGCTCGGTTGA
- a CDS encoding GNAT family N-acetyltransferase, producing MPRITHYTSPCPESVNSQILQMVVDYLTDISAVGLGPSNLLYNVYQYAVGYEVHLYLEALNGQKGTEVELLVATDDEDPEQVIGFLICLPVQGDWEACSVAYMAVREGHRRQGVARALLADMVGRYPHAELACSIGKVPYFEALGFEVIGQRETQVLMSTRHYRSNGLRGFIDTTPIYRSLEVQQIHTYLLQKNGKRAMLDAEKQRDRHLDQTSRHVEEFVRQRLTLH from the coding sequence ATGCCACGCATCACCCACTACACCTCCCCATGCCCGGAAAGCGTCAACAGCCAGATCCTGCAAATGGTCGTCGATTACCTGACCGACATCAGTGCGGTCGGCCTCGGTCCAAGCAATCTGCTGTACAACGTTTATCAGTACGCGGTCGGTTATGAGGTGCATCTGTACCTTGAGGCGTTGAACGGGCAGAAGGGCACCGAGGTGGAATTGCTGGTGGCCACCGATGATGAGGATCCGGAGCAGGTCATCGGATTCCTCATCTGTCTCCCGGTGCAGGGCGACTGGGAGGCGTGCAGCGTCGCCTACATGGCAGTGCGTGAAGGCCATCGGCGTCAAGGTGTGGCGCGGGCGCTGCTCGCGGACATGGTCGGGCGCTATCCGCATGCGGAACTGGCCTGCAGCATTGGCAAGGTGCCGTATTTCGAGGCACTGGGTTTTGAAGTGATCGGCCAGCGCGAAACCCAGGTGCTGATGAGCACGCGGCATTACCGCAGCAACGGCCTGCGCGGGTTCATCGACACCACGCCGATCTATCGCTCGCTGGAAGTGCAGCAGATTCACACCTATCTGCTGCAGAAGAACGGCAAGCGCGCGATGCTCGATGCGGAAAAACAACGCGATCGCCATCTGGACCAGACCAGCCGCCACGTAGAAGAATTTGTCCGTCAGCGCCTGACCCTGCACTGA
- a CDS encoding TetR/AcrR family transcriptional regulator, with product MDTADILERSYPGRRAELKRDIFRKALSLFNEQGIEATTIEMIRAECDTSVGAIYHHFGNKEGLVAALFFTALEDQARLRDAYLDAANTTEEGVQALVFSYVDWVEQQPQWARFQYHARFAVTKGPFKDELAERNKTRNLRLRQWLTQSGRAAELQDLPAELLPSLIIGQADSYCRAWLAGRVKGSPSAYREVLAQAAWRSIRVEN from the coding sequence ATGGACACCGCCGATATACTGGAACGCAGCTACCCCGGCCGCCGCGCCGAACTCAAACGCGATATCTTTCGCAAGGCCCTGAGCCTGTTCAATGAACAGGGGATCGAGGCCACCACCATCGAAATGATCCGTGCCGAGTGCGACACCAGCGTCGGCGCGATCTATCACCATTTCGGCAACAAGGAAGGGCTGGTCGCGGCGCTGTTTTTCACCGCGCTGGAGGATCAGGCGCGTTTGCGTGATGCGTATCTGGACGCGGCCAATACCACTGAAGAAGGCGTGCAGGCGCTGGTCTTCAGTTATGTCGACTGGGTCGAGCAACAGCCGCAGTGGGCGCGTTTCCAGTACCACGCGCGGTTCGCCGTGACCAAAGGCCCGTTCAAGGACGAGCTGGCCGAGCGCAACAAGACGCGCAACCTGCGTCTGCGCCAATGGCTGACGCAATCGGGTCGCGCCGCCGAACTGCAGGATTTGCCTGCCGAGCTGCTGCCATCGCTGATCATTGGCCAAGCGGACAGCTACTGCCGAGCCTGGCTGGCAGGGCGAGTGAAAGGCAGCCCGA